The following proteins come from a genomic window of Panicum hallii strain FIL2 chromosome 8, PHallii_v3.1, whole genome shotgun sequence:
- the LOC112902288 gene encoding digalactosyldiacylglycerol synthase 1, chloroplastic-like, with protein sequence MASFGVDTRPATAASGGGGGGGAGAGTGEGALSFLSRSLREDLRLIRARAGELETFLNAPVAEPELFARLRRAYSSSASSARTRLDLSAIGKAFEAESWRGARGQARWRWEEEAEEWEPVRMVKARLRELERRQGQSASDMLHKVKLSLKSMSFAPEASEDVPPLDLGELFAYFLKQSVPLFDQLGIKRDVCDKLVESLCSKRKDHHAYNFQSTSEPSSLRNDNVGDELDLRIASVLQSTGHRYEGGFWRDEQKSDISDKRHVAIVTTASLPWMTGTAVNPLFRAAYLARSSKQNVTLVVPWLCKSDQELVYPNSMTFNSPEEQENYMRNWLEERVGFKTDFKISFYPGKFQKERRSIIPAGDTSQFIPSKEADIAILEEPEHLNWYHHGKRWTDKFNHVIGVVHTNYLEYIKREKNGAIQAFFVKHINNLVARAYCHKILRLSGATQDLPKSMICNVHGVNPKFLEVGERIAAERESGQQSFSKGAYFLGKMVWAKGYRELIDLFAKHKSDLEGFKLDIYGNGEDSHEVQSTARKLNLNLNFHKGRDHADDSLHGYKVFINPSISDVLCTATAEALAMGKFVVCADHPSNDFFRSFPNCLTYKTSEDFVARVKEAMTRDPQPLTPEQRYDLSWEAATQRFMEHSELDKVLNDSSNCSGGGSGTELDGSAGRRMRKSVSAPNISDVVDGGLAFAHYCLTGSELLRLSTGAVPGTRDYSKQHSSDLRLLPPQVQNPIYGW encoded by the exons ATGGCAAGCTTCGGCGTCGACACCCGGCCGGCCACCGCggcctcgggcggcggcggcggcggtggggcgggggcggggacgGGGGAGGGCGCGCTGTCCTTCCTCTCCCGCAGCCTGCGTGAGGACCTCCGCCTCATCCGCGCGCGGGCCGGGGAGCTCGAGACGTTCCTCAACGCGCCGGTCGCGGAGCCCGAGCTGTTcgcgcgcctccgccgcgcctactcctcctcggcctcctccgcgcGGACGCGGCTGGACCTGTCCGCGATCGGGAAGGCGTTCGAGGCCGAGTCGTGGAGGGGCGCCAGGGGGCAGGCCAGGTGGAGGTgggaggaggaggccgaggaGTGGGAGCCCGTGCGGATGGTCAAGGCGCGCCTCAGGGAGCTCGAGCGGAGGCAGGGACAGTCCGCCAGCGACATGCTGCACAAGGTCAAGCTCAGCTTG AAATCAATGAGCTTTGCACCTGAAGCATCTGAG GATGTTCCACCACTGGATTTAGGAGAACTTTTTGCTTATTTTCTAAAGCAATCTGTACCATTATTTGATCAACTTGGTATAAAAAGAG ATGTATGCGACAAGTTGGTGGAGTCTCTATGCAGCAAGCGAAAGGACCACCATGCTTATAATTTTCAGTCAACAAGTGAACCATCTTCATTGAGAAATGACAATGTTGGGGATGAACTCGACCTAAGAATAGCTAGTGTCCTACAAAGCACAGGACACCGTTATGAAGGTGGATTTTGGAGGGATGAGCAGAAGTCCGACATATCTGACAAGAGACATGTTGCCATAGTCACTACTGCCAGTCTTCCCTGGATGACTGGAACGGCTGTGAATCCTTTGTTTCGAGCAGCATACTTGGCTAGATCTTCCAAGCAAAATGTAACCTTGGTAGTGCCCTGGCTTTGCAAGTCGGATCAAGAACTTGTCTATCCCAATAGCATGACTTTTAATTCTCCAGAAGAACAAGAAAACTATATGAGGAATTGGCTGGAGGAAAGAGTTGGTTTCAAGACAGACTTCAAAATATCGTTTTACCCCGGAAAG TTTCAGAAAGAAAGGAGAAGCATAATTCCTGCGGGGGACACTTCACAGTTTATACCATCAAAGGAAGCTGACATTGCAATCTTGGAAGAGCCTGAGCACCTCAACTGGTATCATCATGGGAAACGTTGGACAGACAAATTCAATCACGTCATCGGTGTTGTACATACGAATTATTTGGAGTACATCAAGAGGGAGAAGAATGGTGCTATTCAGGCCTTTTTCGTTAAGCACATTAACAACCTGGTCGCCAGAGCTTATTGCCACAAG ATTTTGCGGCTGTCAGGTGCTACTCAAGATCTGCCCAAGTCGATGATCTGCAATGTGCATGGTGTTAACCCCAAGTTTCTGGAAGTCGGAGAGAGAATAGCAGCTGAGCGGGAGTCTGGACAGCAATCTTTCTCGAAAGGAGCTTATTTTCTAGGGAAGATGGTCTGGGCCAAGGGTTACAGAGAACTGATAGATTTGTTTGCCAAGCACAAGAGTGATTTGGAAGGCTTCAAGTTGGACATTTATGGGAATGGTGAAGATTCACATGAAGTGCAATCGACCGCCAGGAAGTTGAATCTGAACCTGAACTTTCATAAAGGCCGGGACCATGCAGATGATTCTCTTCACGG GTACAAGGTCTTCATAAACCCAAGCATCAGCGACGTCCTGTGCACCGCGACTGCGGAGGCGCTCGCAATGGGCAAGTTTGTGGTCTGCGCAGACCACCCCTCCAACGACTTCTTCCGGTCGTTCCCAAACTGCCTGACCTACAAGACCTCGGAGGACTTCGTGGCCAGGGTGAAGGAGGCCATGACGCGTGACCCGCAGCCCCTGACTCCCGAGCAGCGGTACGACCTGTCATGGGAGGCTGCCACCCAGCGGTTCATGGAGCACTCGGAGCTCGACAAGGTCCTGAACGACAGTAGCAactgcagcggcggcggcagcggcaccGAACTCGACGGGAGCGCGGGCAGGAGGATGAGGAAGTCCGTCTCGGCACCCAACATCTCGGACGTGGTGGACGGCGGTCTGGCGTTCGCGCACTACTGTCTGACGGGCAGCGAGCTTCTGAGATTGTCCACCGGAGCCGTCCCCGGAACCCGGGACTACAGCAAGCAGCACAGCTCGGACCTCCGCCTCCTGCCGCCCCAGGTGCAGAACCCCATATACGGCTGGTAA
- the LOC112902289 gene encoding putative pentatricopeptide repeat-containing protein At3g13770, mitochondrial, whose product MRLRRRYAELLRRASSLPSLPLVASLHAAVLRRGVPALLAASLIHGYSACGDLTSARAVFDGTPRPERTLSARTALAGALSAHGRCAEALGLFSGLEAEMDDRAVTVLLAACARAGMVSEGRRVFARVPCPALQHYTCMVEMLGRAGEVEEAERLVAGMEARPDRVIFAALLAACRVHGRVDVAERVPGLMRRYSIA is encoded by the coding sequence ATGCGGTTGCGGCGGCGCTATGCGGAGCTCCTCCGCCGCGCGTCCTCCCTGCCGTCGCTGCCCCTCGTGGCCTCCCTCCACGCTGCCGTGCTCCGCCGCGGTGTCCCCGCCCTCCTCGCGGCGTCCCTCATCCACGGGTACTCCGCCTGCGGGGACCTCACCTCCGCGCGCGCCGTGTTCGACGGAACGCCCCGGCCGGAGCGCACGCTCTCGGCCCGCACCGCGCTGGCCGGCGCGCTCTCGGCGCACGGGCGGTGCGCGGAGGCGCTGGGCCTCTTCTCCGGGCTGGAGGCGGAGATGGACGACAGGGCTGTGACGGTGCTCctggcggcgtgcgcgcgggccGGGATGGTGAGCGAGGGGAGGAGGGTGTTCGCGAGGGTGCCCTGCCCCGCGCTGCAGCACTACACGTGCATGGTGGAGATGCTGGGGCGGGCCGGGGAGgttgaggaggccgagcggctggtggcggggATGGAGGCGCGCCCGGACAGGGTCATCTTCGCGGCGCTGCTTGCCGCTTGCCGCGTGCACGGCCGCGTCGACGTCGCCGAGCGGGTGCCTGGGCTCATGCGCAGGTACAGTATCGCATGA
- the LOC112902063 gene encoding apoptosis-inducing factor homolog B-like, which yields MLRSTGDRVVIVGGGIAGALLAKTLQNHADVVLIDPKEYFEIPWANLRAKVDPAALERTVLPHADYLTHAKVVTAFAVGIDDSVVITSIGRAVAYDFLVVATGRTCNRPQKQSDRLEMFQRDKERIDAAESVLIVGGGPIGVELAAEIVMKSPEKRVTIVHGGPRLLKVMGARASAKALEWLRSKHVTVLLDQTVDLAGATPETRVFTTSTGETVEANCHFVCTGRPMASGWLRESFLKDHLDEEGHIRVDDHLRVGGLKNVFAVGDITDVPEAKQGHLAQRQAMVVSRNLRLLVKGACREEKLHRYKPCPKASITVTLGRRDALAELPFMTLIGHIPGAVKPRDLFITRTRRMMGLKSKPYGTTPRVM from the exons ATGCTGCGGTCCACCGGCGACCGCGTCGTCATCGTGGGCGGCGGCATCGCCGGCGCCCTCCTCGCCAAGACGCTCCAGAACCACGCCGACGTCGTCCTCATCGACCC GAAGGAGTACTTCGAGATCCCGTGGGCGAACCTGCGCGCCAAGGTGGACCCGGCGGCCCTGGAGCGCACCGTGCTCCCGCACGCCGACTACCTGACGCACGCCAAGGTGGTGACCGCCTTCGCCGTCGGCATCGACGACTCCGTCGTGATCACCTCCATCGGCCGCGCCGTTGCATACGACTTCCTCGTCGTCGCGACGGGCCGCACGTGCAACCGGCCGCAGAAGCAGTCGGACCGGCTGGAGATGTTCCAGCGCGACAAGGAGCGGATCGACGCCGCGGAGTCGGTGCTGATCGTCGGCGGCGGGCCCATCGGCGTGGAGCTGGCGGCGGAGATCGTGATGAAGAGCCCCGAGAAGCGCGTGACCATTGTCCACGGCGGGCCGCGGCTGCTCAAGGTGATGGGCGCGCGCGCGTCGGCCAAGGCGCTGGAGTGGCTCCGGTCCAAGCACGTGACCGTGCTCCTCGACCAGACCGTCGACCTCGCCGGCGCCACCCCGGAGACCCGGGTCTTCACGACGTCGACCGGGGAGACGGTGGAGGCGAACTGCCACTTCGTGTGCACGGGCCGGCCCATGGCGTCCGGGTGGCTCCGGGAGTCGTTCCTCAAGGACCACCTGGACGAGGAGGGCCACATCCGGGTGGACGACCACCTGCGCGTGGGCGGGCTGAAGAACGTGTTCGCTGTCGGCGACATCACCGACGTGCCGGAGGCGAAGCAGGGCCACCTGGCGCAGCGGCAGGCGATGGTGGTGTCCCGGAACCTGCGGCTGCTGGTGAAGGGCGCCTGCAGGGAGGAGAAGCTGCACCGGTACAAGCCGTGCCCCAAGGCGTCCATCACCGTGACGCTCGGCCGCCGCGACGCGCTGGCGGAGCTGCCGTTCATGACGCTCATCGGCCACATCCCCGGCGCCGTCAAGCCACGGGACCTCTTCATCACCAGGACGCGCAGGATGATGGGGCTCAAGAGCAAACCCTACGGCACGACGCCGCGCGTCATGTGA
- the LOC112902583 gene encoding uncharacterized protein LOC112902583 — MEMYGELKSDIESQVTVKMFGKLKTIFESQGLSFPDLLGSTMSEERRDSFACTAAGASQSRGTERAIVPTSVEPDTIDGLARPTRCSLLVQLVGDSSFMEVGNGLVYPGMSQLEGVQVRADCAVVKIDYVHEFAKNIKLEVPPDDMTTTLRDAVARRVQWRRAGIHIDPADADSVPTSQPQPQSAAVPPTFSEPCPQLPDTREALPDPHPPVPTQPQGWKGLA, encoded by the exons ATGGAGATGTATGGAGAGCTAAAGAGTGATATCGAGTCTCAGGTGACGGTGAAGATGTTTGGAAAGCTAAAGACCATCTTCGAGTCTCAGGGATTGTCATTCCCTGATTTGCTGGGGAGTACGATgagtgaagagagaagggacagcttcgcttgtactgcagcgggtgcttctcagagTAGAGGGACAGAGAGGGCAATTGTGCCTACATCAGTGGAGCCGGATACGATAGATGGCTTGGCTCGTCCGACCCGATGCAGTCTTCTCGTGCAGCTGGTCGGAGATTCATCTTTCATGGAGGTCGGGAACGGGCTTGTGTATCCCGGTATGtcccagcttgaaggtgtccag gtcagggctgattgtgctgtggtcaagattgactacgtgcatgagtttgctaagaatatcaagctggaggtgccaccagatgacatgaccaccactttgcgggatgcagttgcgagaagggttcagtggcggagagctggtattcatattgatccagcagatgcagattcAGTACCGACCAGTCAACCTCAGCCACAGAGTGCTGCAGTGCCACCGACGTTTTCTGAGCCATGCCCACAGCTGCCGGATACACGGGAAGCGTTACCGGATCCGCATCCTCCTGTCCCTACTCAGCCTCAG GGTTGGAAAGGCCTTGCTTAG